A region from the Benincasa hispida cultivar B227 chromosome 12, ASM972705v1, whole genome shotgun sequence genome encodes:
- the LOC120092558 gene encoding AT-hook motif nuclear-localized protein 1, protein MEGRDGGGASSGVTVVGSDAPSEYKIAPRTSDNPPQTGGSTPPPATQSTSTPSASAQVSAQPPPPTAASSVPGKKKRGRPRKYGPDGSVSMALSPKPISSSVPPPVIDFSTEKKGKVRPATAVSKSKFEVDNLGDWVPCSVGANFTPHIITVNAGEDVTMKIISFSQQGPRAICILSANGVISSVTLRQPDSSGGTLTYEGRFEILSLSGSFMPSDNGGTRSRSGGMSVSLASPDGRVVGGGVAGLLVAASPVQVVVGSFLSGNQHEQKPKKPKHDTISPAPPTAAIPISCVDPKSNLSPSSSFRGDNWSMLPTDSRNKSTDINVSLPSA, encoded by the exons ATGGAGGGAAGGGATGGTGGTGGTGCAAGTAGTGGGGTTACTGTGGTGGGATCAGATGCTCCGTCGGAGTACAAAATAGCTCCGAGGACCTCAGATAACCCACCGCAGACTGGTGGATCAACGCCGCCGCCGGCGACTCAATCAACTTCGACGCCGTCGGCTTCAGCTCAAGTATCTGCGCAGCCTCCGCCGCCTACGGCGGCCTCCTCAGTACCgggaaagaagaaaagagggagACCCAGAAAGTATGGACCCGATGGCTCTGTTTCTATGGCTCTGTCTCCCAAGCCGATATCGTCATCAGTGCCGCCGCCGGTGATCGACTTCTCGACGGAGAAGAAGGGGAAAGTACGGCCGGCGACCGCTGTGAGTAAAAGCAAGTTCGAAGTGGATAATTTAG GTGACTGGGTTCCATGTTCTGTTGGTGCAAATTTTACGCCTCATATCATCACTGTCAATGCGGGCGAG GATGTCACGATGAAGATCATATCCTTTTCTCAACAAGGGCCTCGAGCTATTTGCATTTTGTCTGCGAACGGTGTGATCTCAAGTGTCACTCTCCGTCAGCCTGATTCCTCTGGAGGAACACTAACTTATGAG GGACGCTTTGAAATACTTTCCTTGTCTGGCTCATTCATGCCTAGTGACAATGGAGGAACTAGAAGTAGATCTGGTGGAATGAGTGTTTCCTTAGCAAGTCCAGACGGGCGTGTCGTAGGTGGTGGAGTAGCTGGTCTATTAGTAGCAGCAAGTCCTGTTCAG GTTGTAGTAGGGAGTTTTCTATCTGGAAATCAACACGAGCAGAAACCGAAAAAGCCAAAACATGATACTATTTCACCGGCCCCGCCAACTGCTGCTATTCCAATATCTTGCGTTGATCCTAAGTCCAACCTCTCGCCTTCCAGTTCCTTTCGTGGCGATAACTGGTCAATGCTGCCAACTGATTCAAGGAATAAGTCAACTGATATCAATGTATCCCTACCCAGTGCTTGA